The nucleotide sequence AAAATATTTGGCTTCAGGCCAGAATTGTACAGTAGTTCCTGATACCCGTTTCGGTGCCTTACCTGCCAGTACTTCAAGCGGTGCAACCGGTTCGCCATTTTCAAAGGCCATTTTATACAGATTGCCCTGACGCTGAACTTCAACTTCTACCCGGGTCGAAAGCGCATTGACCACTGAAATCCCAACGCCATGCAAACCACCGGAAAACTGGTAATTATCGGTGCTGAACTTACCGCCGGCATGCAGTTTGGTCATGATAATTTCAATACCGCTCTGGCCGTATTCAGGGTGAATATCCACCGGCATACCACGGCCATTGTCTTCAACTGATAAAGAACCATCTTTATAGACCGTGACGGTAATCTTGTTGGCATGTCCTGCCAGTGCCTCATCGACAGCATTATCAATCACTTCCTGTGCCAAATGGTTGGGACGAGAAGTATCGGTATACATGCCCGGACGACGACGGACCGGATCCAGACCAGATAAAACTTCAAGAGATTGAGCCGTATATTGAGACACGTTATTCGGTTTCCTTTTTTATGCAGTCCAATAAAAACTGTAAGACGAACGGAATTTTTTCCGCAAAATCATCCATCCCGTGACTGCCATGCGCTTCAGTCATCAGTATTGCAGGGGGATGCGCAGCACTATAATAACGATGTGCTTCACGATAATCCAAAACTTCATCGCCTTGTTGCAGCAGAACCAGTATTTTGTCTGCATCTTGTGCAACAGGCAGGGCCAATTGCTGGAGTTGTACCAGATCTGCTTCATCCAGACACCATTTCGGATGAACCTGATAAGGTAGTTGCTCATCAAATAGTTCACGAAACAGTTGCCATGGTCGCATTGCCGGATTGATCAGTACAGCAGGCACAGCATGCTGTGCGACCAGATGTGTCGCATAAAATCCGCCGAGACTGCTGCCCAGTAACGCCACATCATGCATCGATTCAATCAGGCCAGAAACATACGCAATGGCAGCGTTCGGTGACATGTTTAAATCGGGTAAATGTACCTGAATTTCAGGATACTTTGCACAGTAATGTTGCAGCAATTTCCCCTTGATCGAGTTCGAATTACTCTTAAAACCATGCAAATAAATGATATTCATGAACTACCAACAAAAAACCCATCAATCATCAAAATTTAATTTAAATAATGTGAAGTACACTACGTTATAAGACCAGTTAATTGCTTAAATTGTCTGACAAAAAAGCTCAAAATCTTTTCTCATTCTCGTTATTTTAAGCTGAGGCCCTCAAAATCAGGAAACTCAACAAGAAAAAGAATTTATACCGCGAAGTTCTTTAAAAAGAAAGATGGCACCACATGCGGCTCATTGAAAGGACAGGATCAGATGCCAAGTTTGACACCGTTACATGAAACCTATTGTCGATGGGATCGAACCCCGCCGAGTCAGGCCGATGTACTGGAAGGTCTGGCGCAGCTGGTAACGATGCGCTTTAACGATGTGATCCAGGAGCTGATCAAGAGTATTCAACGCGAAATTTTAATGAGTATTTTCGGTTTAAGTGAAAATAATTCTGAAAAAATTCAGAATATTCCGTCGATTGTGCGGCTCTATCAAATGTCTTATGACATGCTGTTTCATTATGGCAATACCCTGATTGCCCCTGCTTTGCGCCAGATTATTGAACGCTTTCCTAAACTGCATAATAAACCGCTGACACCTTCCTTGCATTTTCTGGTCAGTGTCTTAAATGGCATTATCGGGGATTATCTGCTGAAATATCAAAACCCTCTAGCCCTGCCGATGGTGATCTATGACCATTATGGCTCGCTGCAAAAAGGTGAGCTAAGCGGTCGTATTACTTTGTTTGTACATGGCTTATGCATGAACCATTTAGACTGGTCAAATCGCAAATATGAAGGCATTGGGGCAAAATTACTGGCGCAGCGCGACCGCAATACCATGCTCTACCTGAATTACAATACTGGACGCCGGATTTCTGCCAATGGTCGAAGTCTGGCGAATACCTTACAGGATCTGATTGCTCGCAATCCGAGAATTACCAGTATTGACCTGATCGGGCATAGCATGGGTGGTCTGGTCTCTCGTAGTGCGCTGTTTTATGGCAAGCAGAATGTCTATAGCTGGGTCAATATGGTGGAAAATCTGGTCTGTCTGGGTTCACCGCATCATGGTGCAGTACTGGAACGTTTTGGCTTTAGCTTGCAGGACAAACTTGGACATTTTCCACTGATCCGGCTGCTTGGCCATCTGGTCAATATTCGCAGTAACGGTATTCTGGATTTGCGCCATGGCAGCGTCCGGGATGATGACTGGGAGCATAATCCACTTCGGATCGGCTTTATGGATGATCACCGTAAACCTGCCCCAATTCCCTCGCATATCGATACCTATCTGGTCGCCGGTACCATCGAGTTTGAAAACCGAAAAAACAAGACCTTACATGTGATTGGCGATTATCTGGTCAGTATTAAAAGTGCTTTGGGCGAGCATCCCAATCCGCGTTTCCAGCTCAAAGTCCCCGATGCAAACAAGGCGATTTTTTACGGCCTGAACCATTTTGAAATTCAGTATCATCCGCTAGTGGCCGAGCAGGTGGCGCGCTGGTTCTATCCAAGTGTAGAAGATGAAGCCTTTGATCAGATTCATGAATATGTGATGGATCTGGACAGTCTGGAAGGCATAGCCCTGACCTAAACTGAAGCAAATAAAAAAGCCCTCGATTGAGGGCTTTTTTATTAAATACGGAATTAATATTTATCTCTGAGTCGTTTAACCGGTGCCTTTTTATATTTACGCAGTAGTTGCCACAGGCTAATCAGCAATAAAATACTGAAAAAGATCAAAGACCAGACAGGCAAGGATTGACCCAAGAAGGTCCAGTCAATCGCGGCACATTCCCCTGAACCATTTAAGACCTGTTGCAGTACAGACTGCATCGGCAGGGTTTCCAGCCAGTATTCCAGACCGGGACCGCAGCTCGGCACCTGATCCGGTGGCAGGTTCTGTAACCAGACATGACGCGCAGCCACGCCCACAGACCACAAAATACTGAGCGAACCCAGCAAGGCATACAGCCGCTTCATGAGATTAGATGCGGGATTATGCAGGAATGCGATCAGTGAGATGATCCCGAGTCCGATTAATCCAACACGCTGAAACACACAGAGCGGACAAGGCGCCAGACCTTGTACATGCTCAAGATATAAGGCAAATGCCATGCCGATGACAGCAGCCAGAAACAACATACCACTCACGAAGCGATAACCCCATTGCATGGTGAATCCTCTTATTTTTTATCGATATTGGGCTAAATAATCAGCAAAACTGACGCTGCTATCTTGCTCGAGTTGCTGTTGCTGCTGCAATGACTTTTGTGACATTTCTTCAAAATAAGCCAGGGTTTCCGGGCTGAGCTGATGCGCTTCATAGACACTGCTGTGTTGCTGGGCCAGATGTTGGCCAAAATGCCACATACTGCCCTGTTCACGCGTATCCCCGACCACTAGGGCAGACAAGGTGGCATCGACTTCATCGACCCGGATCCTCATGGTTTTTAGAGCATCAGTATATAAGGTGGTGTCATAGGCCGAATTTAACAGCTTGGCCAGGGGATGCATATGTTGCAAATGCATGGCACACCAGTCTTCAATCGGATAAGACTGACCATTTTCCATAATTGCGGCATTTGGCGCACGGCCACGATTCACGACCTCGGCCTGATTCTGCTCAATGATATCCTGTTCATCGCTGAGGAGCGCCGGACTGTCCTGCAATAAACAGTACAAAGCTACGACTTCGAGGAAGCCGGCCGTATCTTCATTAATCCCAATCGGGCTATAGGGATTGACATCGACGGCACGTAACTCGACATAGGCAATCCCGCGATTTTCAAGGGCCTGTGACGGGGTTTCACCCGCGAGTGGCACCTGTTTCGGGCGCACTAAGCTGTAATATTCATTTTCGATTTGCAACACATGATCATTGATCTGGATCGGCTGGCCATTGGCATCATCTAGTCCCAGACGACTAAACGGTTTATACGGCGTTTTAACGGCTTTTTGCAGTCCGTCCAGATAGTCCTGCAAATTATTGTAGTGAATACCGAGCTGTTTCTGCGCAGAGTTTTGATAGCCAAAACGTCCCATACGCAGCGCGGTCGCATAAGGCGAATACAAAGTGCCTTTCACCAATGGCAGCAAGAAATGATCACGGCCAGTCATAAAGCACTGGCAGACTGCCGGACTGGCCCCGATCAGGAACATCACCAGTGGGGTCAGACGAATAAAGTTACGGATCAGGCCCATATAGCGATGGCTGCGATAATCCTGCAAGCTCAATGCTTTCAGCGCTTCGTCCTGTTCCTGCTGTTGCAGTGCCTCGAAGAGATGGTCCGGGAAAGACAGGTTGTAATGCACACCTGAAATCGTCTGCATACGGCGGCCATAACGCACACCTAGACCATGACGATACAAGGTTTTAAATAAACCGATATTCGAGCTGCCATACTGTGCCAGCGGAATACTGTCATCGCGGCTGTCCAGCATACACGGCATCGACAAAGGCCAGAGCTTTTCATCATTTTCCAGATGGCGATGTACAATTGCATGAATATCGCTGAGATAGTCCAGCGCCTTTTTAATACTGTCTTGTGGCGGAGTAATAAACTCCATCAATGCTTCAGAATAGTCCGTGGTGATATGTGGATGAGTCAAGGCTGAACCCAAGGCACGAGGATGCGCTGCCTGTGACAGGAAACCATCACTTTGCATACGTAAGCTTTCACGCTCGATACCACGCAGCATGCCTTTGATGAGTGACGACTCGACCCAGGTCGGTAACACATTTTGGGAAGTCGATTCAGGTTGACTCATTACAATCTCGCTTAAGGGGGCTAAATTATTAAATTAAAATCATCGGTTTAATCAGTATAACGTGATTTCGTGCCGGCACATGACAGGCTGCCTAGTTTTCAGGCAAACTATTGATTTTTAATTTGGCAAATTTTTAACACAAACTTCCTCTATAAGACATGGAAAATTTGTGATTTTATTAACAAATAGATGCTAATGAATTGTAAATATTATGAATTATCAAGATATTTTAGACTTCTGGTTTCATGCGGACAGCCAGCCCTTATGGTTTAGCCAAAGTCATGAATTCGACCAAAGTATTGCGCAGCAGTTCATGAGCACTCATCAGCAGGCAGCCCGGGCTGAACTTTGGGGCTGGCGTGAAACAGCAGAAGGTCGGCTGGCCGAAATTATTGTGCTAGATCAATTTTCACGAAATTTATTCCGTGATTCTCCCCAAGCTTTTGCCCAAGACAGTTTGGCACTGGCCTTGGCTCAGGAAGCCATCAGCCTGAACCTGGATCAACAGCTCAGTCCAGAACAACGTGCCTTTCTGTATATGCCATTTATGCACAGCGAATCCAAACTAATTCATGAATTCGCCTTAAAACTGTTTCAGCGTCTGGGCAATCCGACCAATCTGGAATTCGAGAAAAAGCATAAAGTCATTATTGACCGCTTTGGACGTTACCCGCATCGGAACCAAATCCTGGGTCGTGAATCGACCAATGAAGAACTTACTTTCCTGACCCAGCCCGATAGCAGTTTTTAAGATTTTTTAAGACCGGCTGTCTGAACTGGATCATTGCATCAGGAGATCGAACATGAAAAACATGCTACTGGGATTGAGTATGATTGCTGCCATCAGCCTGACTGGCTGTGCAACCACACCCTCAAAGCCCTTAACATTTGATCAGTTAGGTCGCTACAGTACCACTCCCCTCAATAGCAACACTTACCGTATCAGCTTTCAGGCCCGTCCCAATATGAGCTTTGGCACAGCTGAAGAAATTACCCTGCTCAAAGCCGCACAGACTACCGTACAAAATGGCTTTCAGTTCTTCAGGGTACTGAATGATCCAAGTAACCGTACTCAACAACCTCCACGGCAGGCCATCGTCTATCCGGCACCGAGCTTTTATCCGTACGGGTATTACCGCCGATATCCGGGGTTCTGGCCAGACCCATTCTATGACCGTCCCTATACCGTGACTCTGGATCCTGCCCAGGTGGCCTATACCATTGAATGCTTCAAGGCCAATCAGGCGCCTCAAGATGCCTTTGATGCCCGCTTGATTTTACAGTCACTTGGGGCTAAATATGGTTTAAGTCCATCCGGTGCAGTGCTGCAACCGCAACCGGCCAATCCCTCCTGACAGGATGATCTATGCAGACAGAGCGTATCTCCCCGAGCTTACAACGCAGTAAACGTTTCGCGACCATCGCCCTGGTGGTCGCCGTACTGATCTGGTTGGCATTGATGGTTGCAGCCAAACTGCTACCCGAATATATCTGGCTCATTCATATTCTGATGCTCTCGGCAGAAGCGGGTGTGGTCGGTGGTCTGGCGGACTGGTATGCGATTACCGTACTGTTTCGTAACCCTTTTGGCAGATTGCCCATTCCCAAGTTTTTACGTGACCATACCGAAATCATTCCACGTAACAAGGCCCGTATTGCAGAGTCGATGGGCCGTTTTGTGCAGGAAAATTTTCTTTCTCCGCAAATTGTACAGCGCAGTCTGGACAGTACCGACCTGAGTCTGGCTGCAGGACGCTGGCTGGCTAATCCACAAAACAATGCCCAAGTGACTCAGGTCATTCAGCAGACGGTGCCTAAAATCTTTGAATTTGTGGGACAGGAACAGATTGCCGGATTTATCCAGAGCAACAGCGTGCAATGGGTCAAAAATACCCAGATCAATACCCTGGCCAGCGAAATGCTGCATGCCGTTCTGGACAATGATTTCCATCAGGATGTACTACAGCGCGGACTGGATGTGGTGCATGCCTGGATGACCTCACATCCTGAACAAACCCGTGAGCTGACCCGTAACCTGTTTAAGGAAATGGGCGTGTGGAAACTGGCCAAAGGCGCCAGCTGGATCGGGATTGACGTGCAGCAACGCAGTATTGATTCCGTGATCGGGCGCGTTGAAGCCATGCTGGCCGATCCAGATCATCCATGGCGACTTAAAATTGAGAGCATGGGACATAGCTGGATGTTACAGCTGGCGGATAATGACAGTGAAGCCAGCCAACGCCTGAATGAAACCAAGGATGCCTTACTGGATAGCCCACAAGTGCTGAATTTTATCAGCGGTGCGGTGGTGATTTTATGTGATGCGATCAAGGCTGACTTGCAAAAACCGGATTCGGGGATTGCGGAAAATCTCAGAATTGCTATTCAACAGGTCGGTGAAAATATCATCTCGAATGCCTCGGTACGTGAGCTGCTGAATAAACGTCTCAGCGGAATCGCGGTTGACCTGAGTGACCAGTACAGTGAAAAAGTGATTCGTTTTATCAGCGAGCGCATTCACGAATGGGATTCAAGCGAGATGATCGACAAGATTGAAAATGAAGTCGGCGGCGACCTGCATATGATCCGGGTCAATGGAGTCGTGGTCGGTGCCTGTATCGGTCTGGTACTTGGGATTATCCGGGCGGCGGTAGAGCATTTAATTTAAAGATGACGCTATTCGTCCCATACATCCCGACTTTTAAAATATCCAAGAATTGACTCCAGCCAGATCAAATTTAAGATTTAAAAAATGATCACTTGGGTGGCTGAGGTCCGGACATATCGACCAATAGCCCCGTGAATTTGCGTACGAACGGCAATAAGGTCACCACAATCGGAAAAGCAATCGCCCAGGAAATCATCCAGTTATGAAACCAGAGTGCCATAAATCCATCAATCCAGCCAAGATTACGCAGCATATTGATCATGGAAATAATGCCACTCATCAGACAGGACAGGATAAAAGGCACAATAATCAATGCCCATTTTGCAGGGAGTTTAGGAATATGACCGATAATGGTCGGACGTTGTGATGCAGCCACGACATGCTCTTTTTACTGTTTTCAGATGACTAATATAAGCCAAATTCTATACGGTGGAGCATTGTTTTTTTCATCTGAATCATTGAGCTTAAACTGGTTTTATTTTCACGGGATTAATCCGTTGATTTTCCCTTTCTTTAGTCAAAAACTTCTAACGAAGTGATCCTCTACTTTTTATTCCCTAGAAATGCTTTTACCTAAACAGCCTGAAATTTGCTATATTTGCTGTTTTTCTGCGATCTCTATTTTCGACTGATTATGAATACGGCAATACAAGCAGCTCTCGATCATGCAGTGCACACTTTACAGGCACAAGGCGTACTCCCATCTGACTGGAACAATACAAGTAATTTGACGCGTACCAAAGACCGAAGCCATGGTGACTTTGCGTCGAATATTGCCATGATCGCGTCGAAAGCTGCGGGTATGAAGCCACGTGATTTAGCGGAAAAAATTCTTGCTGCCCTGCCTGAAGTGGCGGATATCAGCAAGGCAGAAATTGCCGGTCCTGGTTTTATTAACTTCTTCCTGAATGCCGACCAGCGCTTTGCAGTCCTCGATCAGATTCAGGCACAACAGGCGACTTATGGTCGTACCCAGGTCAATGCCGACAAACGTATCCAGGTTGAATTCGTGTCTGCCAACCCGACCTCCAGCCTGCATGTGGGTCATGGTCGTGGTGCTGCGTATGGTATGACGGTTGCGAACCTGCTTGAAGCGACTGGTGCCAAAGTCGACCGCGAATACTATGTCAATGATGCTGGCCGTCAAATGGACATTCTGGCGACTTCGACTTATCTGCGCTACCTAGAATTAACGGGTCAGGAACTGGTGTTCCCAAAAAATGCCTACCAAGGCGACTACGTTAAAGAAATCGCGCAAAGCATTATTGACCAGGATGGCGACACCTATGTACGCCCTGTGGCTGACGTGTATAAAGATGTGCCTGAAGATGTGCAATTTGCTGCTGAATTAGATGCTGATGGCAATAAAGTCGTATTGTCTGGTGATAAAGAAAAACACATTGATGGTTTGATCTTTAACTCACAAGCGTTAATTGGCACAGGCTACCGCGTATTCTTGCAAGCCGCGCTTAAAGCGATTCTGGATGATATTAAAGATGACTTGGGCGAGTTCGGTGTAACCTTCAATCAGTGGTTCAGCGAAGAATCATTGACAGACAAAATTGAAGAAGCCTTACAGACCTTAGATCAGCGTGGTTTCCTGTATGAACTAGATGGCAACATCTGGTTTAAATCCACTGCATTCGGTGATGAAAAAGACCGTGTCGTGAAACGCCGTAATGGCCAGACCACTTACTTCGCGTCTGACATCGCTTACCACCTGAACAAATTACAACGTGGCTATACCGATATCATCGATATCTGGGGTTCAGATCACCACGGTTATATCGCACGTGTAAAAGCGGCCATTGATGCGCTGGGCTATGATTCGAAAAAATTAACGGTTCTTCTGGTTCAGTTCGTGAGCCTATGGCGTGGCGGCGAGATGGTACAAATGTCATCCCGTTCAGGCCAGTTTGTGACCTTGCGTGATTTGCGTAAAGAAGTCGGCAATGATGCCGCTCGTTTCTACTACGTAATGCGCAAGTCTGAACAGCACATTGATTTTGACCTAGATCTTGCTGTGTCACAAAGCAAGGACAACGCCGTGTATTACATCCAGTATGCACACGCCCGTATCTGTCGTATGTTAGAAAAAGCAGCGTCTACCAATGTCAACTTTGATGCTACAGCGGCACGTAATTTGGCGGCTAAGCTGGAGCTTGATGCTGAAACTGAAATCCTGGCCAAACTAGCGGCCTATCCAGAAATTCTGGTCCGTGCTGCAAACAGCTATGAGCCGCATCAAATCGGTAA is from Acinetobacter lwoffii and encodes:
- a CDS encoding YqiA/YcfP family alpha/beta fold hydrolase; protein product: MNIIYLHGFKSNSNSIKGKLLQHYCAKYPEIQVHLPDLNMSPNAAIAYVSGLIESMHDVALLGSSLGGFYATHLVAQHAVPAVLINPAMRPWQLFRELFDEQLPYQVHPKWCLDEADLVQLQQLALPVAQDADKILVLLQQGDEVLDYREAHRYYSAAHPPAILMTEAHGSHGMDDFAEKIPFVLQFLLDCIKKETE
- a CDS encoding DUF445 domain-containing protein yields the protein MQTERISPSLQRSKRFATIALVVAVLIWLALMVAAKLLPEYIWLIHILMLSAEAGVVGGLADWYAITVLFRNPFGRLPIPKFLRDHTEIIPRNKARIAESMGRFVQENFLSPQIVQRSLDSTDLSLAAGRWLANPQNNAQVTQVIQQTVPKIFEFVGQEQIAGFIQSNSVQWVKNTQINTLASEMLHAVLDNDFHQDVLQRGLDVVHAWMTSHPEQTRELTRNLFKEMGVWKLAKGASWIGIDVQQRSIDSVIGRVEAMLADPDHPWRLKIESMGHSWMLQLADNDSEASQRLNETKDALLDSPQVLNFISGAVVILCDAIKADLQKPDSGIAENLRIAIQQVGENIISNASVRELLNKRLSGIAVDLSDQYSEKVIRFISERIHEWDSSEMIDKIENEVGGDLHMIRVNGVVVGACIGLVLGIIRAAVEHLI
- the argS gene encoding arginine--tRNA ligase; its protein translation is MNTAIQAALDHAVHTLQAQGVLPSDWNNTSNLTRTKDRSHGDFASNIAMIASKAAGMKPRDLAEKILAALPEVADISKAEIAGPGFINFFLNADQRFAVLDQIQAQQATYGRTQVNADKRIQVEFVSANPTSSLHVGHGRGAAYGMTVANLLEATGAKVDREYYVNDAGRQMDILATSTYLRYLELTGQELVFPKNAYQGDYVKEIAQSIIDQDGDTYVRPVADVYKDVPEDVQFAAELDADGNKVVLSGDKEKHIDGLIFNSQALIGTGYRVFLQAALKAILDDIKDDLGEFGVTFNQWFSEESLTDKIEEALQTLDQRGFLYELDGNIWFKSTAFGDEKDRVVKRRNGQTTYFASDIAYHLNKLQRGYTDIIDIWGSDHHGYIARVKAAIDALGYDSKKLTVLLVQFVSLWRGGEMVQMSSRSGQFVTLRDLRKEVGNDAARFYYVMRKSEQHIDFDLDLAVSQSKDNAVYYIQYAHARICRMLEKAASTNVNFDATAARNLAAKLELDAETEILAKLAAYPEILVRAANSYEPHQIGNYLKELAALFHGWYNDNKVLGDDAELTQARLLLSVNVRQVLRNGLELLGVSAPESM
- a CDS encoding DUF924 family protein, producing MNYQDILDFWFHADSQPLWFSQSHEFDQSIAQQFMSTHQQAARAELWGWRETAEGRLAEIIVLDQFSRNLFRDSPQAFAQDSLALALAQEAISLNLDQQLSPEQRAFLYMPFMHSESKLIHEFALKLFQRLGNPTNLEFEKKHKVIIDRFGRYPHRNQILGRESTNEELTFLTQPDSSF
- a CDS encoding PGAP1-like alpha/beta domain-containing protein, with translation MPSLTPLHETYCRWDRTPPSQADVLEGLAQLVTMRFNDVIQELIKSIQREILMSIFGLSENNSEKIQNIPSIVRLYQMSYDMLFHYGNTLIAPALRQIIERFPKLHNKPLTPSLHFLVSVLNGIIGDYLLKYQNPLALPMVIYDHYGSLQKGELSGRITLFVHGLCMNHLDWSNRKYEGIGAKLLAQRDRNTMLYLNYNTGRRISANGRSLANTLQDLIARNPRITSIDLIGHSMGGLVSRSALFYGKQNVYSWVNMVENLVCLGSPHHGAVLERFGFSLQDKLGHFPLIRLLGHLVNIRSNGILDLRHGSVRDDDWEHNPLRIGFMDDHRKPAPIPSHIDTYLVAGTIEFENRKNKTLHVIGDYLVSIKSALGEHPNPRFQLKVPDANKAIFYGLNHFEIQYHPLVAEQVARWFYPSVEDEAFDQIHEYVMDLDSLEGIALT
- a CDS encoding disulfide bond formation protein B, yielding MQWGYRFVSGMLFLAAVIGMAFALYLEHVQGLAPCPLCVFQRVGLIGLGIISLIAFLHNPASNLMKRLYALLGSLSILWSVGVAARHVWLQNLPPDQVPSCGPGLEYWLETLPMQSVLQQVLNGSGECAAIDWTFLGQSLPVWSLIFFSILLLISLWQLLRKYKKAPVKRLRDKY
- a CDS encoding CC0125/CC1285 family lipoprotein; this encodes MKNMLLGLSMIAAISLTGCATTPSKPLTFDQLGRYSTTPLNSNTYRISFQARPNMSFGTAEEITLLKAAQTTVQNGFQFFRVLNDPSNRTQQPPRQAIVYPAPSFYPYGYYRRYPGFWPDPFYDRPYTVTLDPAQVAYTIECFKANQAPQDAFDARLILQSLGAKYGLSPSGAVLQPQPANPS
- the gshA gene encoding glutamate--cysteine ligase; amino-acid sequence: MSQPESTSQNVLPTWVESSLIKGMLRGIERESLRMQSDGFLSQAAHPRALGSALTHPHITTDYSEALMEFITPPQDSIKKALDYLSDIHAIVHRHLENDEKLWPLSMPCMLDSRDDSIPLAQYGSSNIGLFKTLYRHGLGVRYGRRMQTISGVHYNLSFPDHLFEALQQQEQDEALKALSLQDYRSHRYMGLIRNFIRLTPLVMFLIGASPAVCQCFMTGRDHFLLPLVKGTLYSPYATALRMGRFGYQNSAQKQLGIHYNNLQDYLDGLQKAVKTPYKPFSRLGLDDANGQPIQINDHVLQIENEYYSLVRPKQVPLAGETPSQALENRGIAYVELRAVDVNPYSPIGINEDTAGFLEVVALYCLLQDSPALLSDEQDIIEQNQAEVVNRGRAPNAAIMENGQSYPIEDWCAMHLQHMHPLAKLLNSAYDTTLYTDALKTMRIRVDEVDATLSALVVGDTREQGSMWHFGQHLAQQHSSVYEAHQLSPETLAYFEEMSQKSLQQQQQLEQDSSVSFADYLAQYR
- a CDS encoding DUF2798 domain-containing protein, which translates into the protein MAASQRPTIIGHIPKLPAKWALIIVPFILSCLMSGIISMINMLRNLGWIDGFMALWFHNWMISWAIAFPIVVTLLPFVRKFTGLLVDMSGPQPPK